GGCCCCGTCTGCATCGCCCCTGAACATCAAAGAAAGGGCTATGGGAAGATGCTCTTGGAGCATTCCTTTCAAGAGGCGTTGGTGCTTGGCTACGACGCCGTCGTCATATTTGGCAGTCCGGTAAACTATGTGAGCAGCGGTTTCAAGAGCTGCAAAAAATATAACGTCTGTCTGGAAAATAATAAATTCCCCGCGGCGATGATGGTAAAGGAGCTCACCCCCAATGTCTTTGACGGCAGAAAATGGACCTACTACGACAGCCCGGTGATGGCGATCTCGGAGCAGGCGGCCCGGCAGTATGACGATGCTCTGGAAAAAATGGAAAAGAGGTATCAGCCCAGCCAGGATGAATTTTATATTATGAGCCGTTCTTTTGTCGAATGAGACGAATTATCCGTGTCGGAGGGATAGGACAGGCTCGATAAGAAATTAAATCCTGAGATCATAATTGATAAAACCGGATAATTGCCTCGCGCCATCGTGGCTCGAGGTCAACGACGAACCCCGCCGCGTCAGCGGCGGAGTTCGTTTTTTCGCTCCCGCGCCGTTCTCCTCTTTCGTAAATTTTAAATTTTTGAAGGCCGCTCTTTTTGACATATGCCTTGACAAAGTAACAACTTTAAATATAGTATAAAGTTGTTATTTGCTCTTGTATGGGCGGCTGAGAAAAAACAGTACGGACAGCGTCGCCGAAACTGTGGAAAGACGGCAGGCTGTCACAGCATGTTGTCTTTGTTTACCTCGTTAGGTTTGGGTATTCATAAAAAGGGGCGGTTCCGCGTTCCTTTATTTAGAGGCTGATAGGAGCCTGCTGTTGGTCTCTTCTTTACTGTTTTCTCCGCCCGCTCCGTCAAGGAAAACCAAAACTTATGGAAAAGAGGGGAAAAGCATGACGAAAAAAGGCAGGAATATCTTGTTAGCCGCAGCAGCGGTGTTGGCAGTGGCCGGGCTCTTTACGGCC
The window above is part of the Cloacibacillus evryensis DSM 19522 genome. Proteins encoded here:
- a CDS encoding GNAT family N-acetyltransferase; its protein translation is MIKIRNERETDYKTVEDITRKAFYNLYIPGCAEHYLVHIMRGHEDFIAELDFVIELDGQVIGNIMYTKAKLIDEAGTKKETLTFGPVCIAPEHQRKGYGKMLLEHSFQEALVLGYDAVVIFGSPVNYVSSGFKSCKKYNVCLENNKFPAAMMVKELTPNVFDGRKWTYYDSPVMAISEQAARQYDDALEKMEKRYQPSQDEFYIMSRSFVE